CGGCATCGACTCCAACTCCGTAAACCTCACCTGCCTGAATCCTCTCCGCCACACCGACGAAACCAAGTGGGGACCGGAGATCCCAGGGGCATATCCTACGACGATACACGGACAGTCTCTGGCATGAGGCCGGAATGGCTGGACTTAATAGCGGTCCGCTGTCCCAGGGCGATGTCACCGTGCAGACACCATCGTCAAGTTGCTCCCCAGCCAGCGACTCGCACACGCCGGCGACCGGGAATCAACTCAGCATGACTGCTACTCTCGCCATGGTCGAAGCTCCAGATATTGGCCAAGGTCCTGATGAAGAGAGGTCCCATTCTCGCCGCACGGCCCATAGTGGGAAATCCCCACTCCCTCACAATCGTCTCTCAAGGCGAACAGATGGGTCTTCAATCATGCTGGAGACCTCCTAGAACATCTGATCGAGGAGATATGGTGAAATATACACTCTACCAATTTGTTTGTCAAAACAAGTATCTAAGTATGTATCCTGCAAGAATCTGTCCACAGTGGACCAGTGAGGCGATATCTGACGGCCTTTCGATGCTCCGTCTGCAGTAGGGATCTGAGGCAATTTGGTAGGTGAGCCTAAGTCGACCATCACACGGAGCGCGGGCGTCTCGCCCGCATGTCCCGTAGGGGCGGTTCGCGTACCGCCCCTACATCGATTACCTTCCAAGCTGACACAGGCTCCGGCAGTAGGCCGCCTCTTGCAGAGCCCACCCGCCAAGTCTGGTAAAGTCTGACCAAACTACCGGAGGCCGACTCTTCCCATGCTAGACCTTCTCATTACCGGCGGACTCGTTATCGACGGAACGGCCAGCCCGGGTTTCCACGCCGCTGTCGGCGTCCAGGGCGATACCGTCTCCATTCACCGAGGAGACGTGTCCGGCCTCGAGGCGGAGCGAACCATCGCCGTCGGCGGGCGTGTCGTCTGCCCAGGCTTCATCGACCTCCACTCCCACGCCGGACTGACCATGCTCGGTGAGCCGCACCACGATCCCAAGGTGCGCCAGGGCGTGACGACAGAGCTTGTCGGCATCGACGGCATCTCTCACGCTCCGTTCAAGACGCAGGAGGAGCTTCACCGCTACATCTGGCTCGACTCGGGACTCAACGGCTACCCGCCGATGCCCGCCGACTGGCTGACCGTCGCCGACTTCATAGGCAAGTTCGACGGCTCCGTCGCGATCAACGTCGCTTACATCCTCGGCAACTCGCCCGTGCGCATCTGGGGCGTCGGCTGGAACGACAGACCCGCGACACACGACGAGATGGCGAACATGAAGGCGGTCGTCCGCGAGGCGATGGAGGAGGGCGCGTGGGGCCTTTCCACCGGACTCGACTACCCGCCCGGCGCGTATGCCGATACCGACGAGCTTGTCGAGCTGTCCGAGGTCTCAGCCAGCATGGGCGGCTTCTACCACACCCACACCCGCGCCAGCCTGCTGTCGACCGGCCTGCTCGCGCCGTGGGAGGAGGCCCTGGAGATCGGCAGGCGCTCCGGCATACCCATTCATCTGACTCACTACCGGCAGAGCGCGCAGGGAGTCGGAAGCCACCACGACTATCTCGGACTCGTTGAGGACGCCCGCGCCGGCGGCATGGACGTCACCTTCGACTGCTACACGTACCCCTACTCCGGCACCACGATCACGATCGGGCTGCCGTTCTGGGCGAAGGACGGCGGACCTGAGAGGCTGATGGCCGCGCTGCGCGACCCCGCCGACCGTGCTCGGATGGCGAAGGAGCTGGCTCCGAGCAGGCTCGAAAACAACTGGCTGACCAACTTCACCCAGCCTCAGAACGCGCAGTACGACGGCCGCCTCATCACCGACATCGCCGAGATGCGCAACCAGGAGCCGGCTGAGGCGCTCTTCGACCTGCTGCTGGAGGAGAACCTGGGTATCTCGACCGTCGGACTGGGCACGAACGCACACACGCTGCACGCGTTCGTCTCGCACCCGGCGGGCATGATCGCGTCCGACGCCATCCTGTTCGGCGAGTACCCTAACCCGCGCACGTACGGCTGTTTCCCGATAGTGCTAGCAGAGTTCGTGAGGGCCGAGAAGCACCTGCGTCTCCCCGAGGCCATTCGCAAGATGACCTCGTTCCCGGCGCAGCGTCTCGGACTGCCCGACCGGGGCATCCTGAGAGACGGCTTCAGGGCCGACATCGTCGTGTTCAACCCCGACACGGTCAAGACCCACGCCAGGCACGGCGATCCCAAGCACTACCCCGTCGGCATCGACTACGTGATAGTCAACGGCCAGGTCGTCATCGATGACGGCGACAACACCGGCGCCCTCCCCGGCCGCGGCCTCCGCCGGGGGCGGGGCACGACCTAGCTGGAACCCACAGACGTCTGGGAAACAACCCCAAAGTCAGTTCAGGTGGAGTCGTGCGCTGCAAGTCGGGCACTTACGAGTCTGTTGAGACTCACGCCTTCCTCGGCGGCTCGAATGGCCAGAGCCCTGTGTACCTCTGAAGGTACCCTGACCACGAAGTTACCGCTGTAGCTCCGGTCGGCAATCGGCTTCGGAGGCGTCTCTCCAGTTGTCCGCATATCCTCCAGACAGTCAGACACAAGCTGTCGTATACCTGTGAACGCCTCGTCTGGAGAGGACGCAAGCCAGCTGAGCGACGGGAACTCGGTGCACAGCCCAATGTACTCCTCATCGTCAACAGACCATGTCACGCGGTATGTGTAGTGATCGCTCAACTCATGGCCTCCAGTTTTTCTATTGCCCTGAT
This Dehalococcoidia bacterium DNA region includes the following protein-coding sequences:
- a CDS encoding D-aminoacylase; the protein is MLDLLITGGLVIDGTASPGFHAAVGVQGDTVSIHRGDVSGLEAERTIAVGGRVVCPGFIDLHSHAGLTMLGEPHHDPKVRQGVTTELVGIDGISHAPFKTQEELHRYIWLDSGLNGYPPMPADWLTVADFIGKFDGSVAINVAYILGNSPVRIWGVGWNDRPATHDEMANMKAVVREAMEEGAWGLSTGLDYPPGAYADTDELVELSEVSASMGGFYHTHTRASLLSTGLLAPWEEALEIGRRSGIPIHLTHYRQSAQGVGSHHDYLGLVEDARAGGMDVTFDCYTYPYSGTTITIGLPFWAKDGGPERLMAALRDPADRARMAKELAPSRLENNWLTNFTQPQNAQYDGRLITDIAEMRNQEPAEALFDLLLEENLGISTVGLGTNAHTLHAFVSHPAGMIASDAILFGEYPNPRTYGCFPIVLAEFVRAEKHLRLPEAIRKMTSFPAQRLGLPDRGILRDGFRADIVVFNPDTVKTHARHGDPKHYPVGIDYVIVNGQVVIDDGDNTGALPGRGLRRGRGTT
- a CDS encoding toxin-antitoxin system HicB family antitoxin; the encoded protein is MSDHYTYRVTWSVDDEEYIGLCTEFPSLSWLASSPDEAFTGIRQLVSDCLEDMRTTGETPPKPIADRSYSGNFVVRVPSEVHRALAIRAAEEGVSLNRLVSARLAAHDST